TTGATTCTGGAGACAAAACAATGCGGTGCTCCTAACGCCTATTACTATCCTGGCGAAGGGCGCATCGTGAGCTGTTATGAGCTGGCTAAAGATTTTCATGACAGAGCCGATGTGCTAATGCAGCATCGCTCCCCGGAATACCGCAAGCAAGTGGTCATCGGCGGAATGAAGTTTGTGTTCCTGCATGAAATGGGGCATGCGGTATATGATGCCTTTCAGGTTCCGATTGTAGGAAATCCGGAAGATGCTGCAGATGCATTTGCCATATACATGCTATTGCATTGCAAGGATCCATCTTCAGAGTGGATACTCAAGGGGGCCAAGTTCTTCTTCATGAAGAATCATGCCGATTTTGCCAGCACCGATGAATTGCAGTTCGGATCGTTTGCGGATTCGCATCCGCTACACCAACAACGTTATTTCAATATGCTGTGCTATGCCTATGGCAGTAACACAGATAGATATGGCATTTTGGTTGAAAAAGGTTTTCTGCCTCAAGGGCGTGCGGCAAGTTGTGAGCAGGATTGGCATCGCCTCGACAAGGCGATGCGAAAATTACTGGCGGGCCACTTT
This region of Chitinolyticbacter meiyuanensis genomic DNA includes:
- a CDS encoding DUF4344 domain-containing metallopeptidase: MKMSLVVTRCSALLKPPVQEGCRRGRAIAGGALAVALLGLAACGKERPALLPQAADPPPPQIGKLRIAYTPPEQQALEPYYSYMKGSNVQATMLPILKLVNWPHDLILETKQCGAPNAYYYPGEGRIVSCYELAKDFHDRADVLMQHRSPEYRKQVVIGGMKFVFLHEMGHAVYDAFQVPIVGNPEDAADAFAIYMLLHCKDPSSEWILKGAKFFFMKNHADFASTDELQFGSFADSHPLHQQRYFNMLCYAYGSNTDRYGILVEKGFLPQGRAASCEQDWHRLDKAMRKLLAGHFNLAALDDPIEQAKYAYPASQSAASSVAELPFGLGPLQAAD